The following are encoded in a window of Pseudochaenichthys georgianus unplaced genomic scaffold, fPseGeo1.2 scaffold_1440_arrow_ctg1, whole genome shotgun sequence genomic DNA:
- the LOC117441060 gene encoding leucine-rich repeat and transmembrane domain-containing protein 2-like has translation MKNPDQYGHNHKESLVFAALSGLVLVPLVLLGSVHGCPGVCSCYGNTTDCSSAGLLSLTSVLVLLDRDSLILRLPQNNLSSLGATELMNLSRLELLDLSQNHFSALQPGAFSDINGLRFLNLSSNYLGNRVFSVPSNTTDVLEGLNGSQGSAGLSKDAFRGLWRLRGLDLSFNGLLWLPKGLLDGLQRLDWLSLASNRLAALDRVTFEPLVGLQELRLAGNPWECDCKLREFKHWIEWLIYRDGQVDAMQCSLPGDLKGRDIRSVPAEMFTHCLQVTSNNKETPGYASRPPCPPGRINTNEECVRQRYRPVSVRRAHGTQIVAGVICGTVCVMMVVAATYGCVYASLMARYQREMKSRGQPLMAECGTDTDLEDGQLGSPEDLPPKEAIVHGYRISSF, from the exons ATGAAGAACCCGGACCAGTATGGACACAATCACAAGGAGAGTCTGG TGTTTGCCGCCCTGTCCGGTCTGGTGCTGGTTCCTCTGGTTCTGCTGGGCTCGGTCCACGGTTGCCCCGGTGTCTGCTCCTGTTACGGGAACACCACCGACTGCTCCTCCGCCGGCCTCCTGTCTCTGACCTCCGTCTTGGTGCTGTTGGACCGGGACTCTCTGATCCTCCGCCTCCCCCAGAACAACCTCTCCTCCCTGGGCGCCACTGAGCTGATGAACCTCAGCCGCCTGGAGCTCCTGGACCTCTCCCAGAATCACTTTTCCGCCCTACAGCCCGGGGCGTTTTCCGACATTAACGGCCTGCGATTCCTCAATCTTTCCTCCAACTACCTCGGGAACCGCGTTTTCTCCGTCCCGAGCAACACCACGGATGTCCTGGAGGGTTTGAATGGGAGTCAAGGGAGCGCCGGATTGAGCAAGGACGCGTTCAGAGGGCTTTGGAGGCTGCGAGGACTCGATTTGTCCTTCAACGGCCTCCTGTGGCTGCCCAAAGGTCTCCTGGACGGGCTGCAGAGACTCGACTGGCTCTCCTTGGCCAGCAATCGTCTGGCGGCCCTGGACCGGGTCACGTTCGAACCCCTGGTGGGGCTTCAGGAGCTCCGACTGGCAGGGAACCCTTGGGAATGCGACTGCAAACTGAGAGAGTTCAAGCACTGGATCGAGTGGCTGATTTACAGGG acggACAGGTGGACGCGATGCAGTGCAGCCTCCCGGGGGATTTGAAGGGTCGAGATATCCGCAGCGTCCCGGCAGAGATGTTCACTCACTGTCTCCAGGTAACCTCCAACAACAAAGAGACGCCAGGATACGCCAGCAGACCTCCGTGTCCGCCGGGTCGAATCAACACTAACGAGGAATGCGTGCGCCAACGATATCGACCCGTCAGCGTCCGACGCGCCCACGGCACGCAGATCGTCGCGGGCGTGATTTGCGGCACGGTGTGCGTCATGATGGTGGTGGCGGCGACTTACGGATGTGTTTACGCCTCGCTGATGGCGCGGTACCAGAGAGAGATGAAGAGCCGAGGGCAGCCTCTGATGGCCGAGTGCGGCACCGACACGGACCTGGAGGACGGACAGCTGGGTTCTCCGGAGGACCTGCCGCCCAAAGAGGCCATCGTGCACGGGTATCGGATCAGCAGCTTCTGA